In Methanocorpusculum sp., a genomic segment contains:
- a CDS encoding SIMPL domain-containing protein — MKKNVLAILLLFVVFALFAIPAAAEDTQTDKVILVSGYGLSTTSPDKVTISFGVETENPDAKIAQSENAALMEKVVAALKNAGIKDSNIQTTGYNIYSYVTSEYNPSLWANGTTVYKVTNTVQIISYDVDKAGSYIDAAVAAGANSVNSLQFGLSDAKLIIERNAAILSAVKSARADADSVSSALGLKISGTGTINVGQSYTPVSYTNMDVSLLKTEAAAGTRTTIESGEIKTTATVSIVYTY; from the coding sequence ATGAAAAAGAATGTACTTGCAATCCTCCTTCTCTTTGTGGTCTTTGCACTCTTCGCTATCCCTGCGGCAGCAGAAGACACCCAGACCGACAAAGTGATCCTCGTTTCCGGATACGGGTTATCTACTACCTCTCCGGATAAAGTAACGATCAGCTTCGGCGTTGAGACCGAAAACCCTGATGCAAAAATCGCCCAGAGCGAAAATGCTGCACTGATGGAAAAAGTAGTTGCCGCACTCAAGAATGCCGGCATCAAAGACTCAAACATCCAGACGACCGGTTACAACATCTACTCCTATGTAACAAGCGAGTATAATCCGAGCCTGTGGGCAAATGGTACCACAGTCTACAAAGTAACGAACACTGTCCAGATCATCTCCTACGATGTCGACAAAGCAGGATCATACATTGATGCCGCAGTCGCCGCAGGAGCAAACTCTGTGAACAGCCTCCAGTTCGGTCTTTCGGACGCGAAGCTGATCATTGAGAGAAACGCTGCGATCCTCTCGGCTGTCAAGTCAGCACGTGCCGATGCAGATTCAGTTTCCTCCGCACTTGGTCTGAAGATCTCGGGAACCGGGACCATCAATGTAGGTCAGAGCTACACGCCAGTCTCCTACACGAACATGGATGTCTCCTTACTGAAGACCGAAGCAGCTGCCGGAACACGGACCACCATCGAATCCGGTGAGATCAAAACAACGGCAACGGTTTCGATCGTTTACACCTACTAA